Genomic DNA from Niallia circulans:
GAAACATCTCAGAAACTCTTGAAATTTTAATTTTAATCATTTAACATAGTGAACGTTGTTTATAAAAAAGCAAGAAGTTTAAACTGATACAATTTTTTCAGCCATTGTAAATGCCACCATGATGTTACACCATTTTCTAGTAATTCTAAACTTTTTATACTTTATGATTTATTGCCTTGTTATTTTCAAGTCAATATTTTTATCGTTTTCGAAATTGCAAGGACTAAAAAAACCTACAGACATTTCATTTTAAAAGTTTAAATATGTGAATGAAAGGCATTCTAAAGACAGACAAACATGTGGTAACATCTGATGAGTTTTCATTTGGCTATAATTTTTTGAAAATTGCTATTCTATTTACGATTTCGCCAACTAAGATCGTGTAGAGGCATTTTCAAGCTATTAACTTTTATATTGATTTAAGTTTTGGAGGTTTTATTGTGTCAACTAAAGTACCATTTTCATTTATCGTTATTATTGGTCTCATGTTGTTTGCATTATTTTTTGGAGCCGGTAATCTTATCTTCCCAGCAATGCTCGGTCAATCAGCAGGCAGTGAAATCTGGTCTGCAAATGCAGGCTTCCTTGTAACAGGTGTAGGTTTGCCGCTTCTTGGTGTTATGGCCTTTGGATTTTCTGGCAAAGAGGATCTGCAATCATTAGCTAGCCGTGTGCATCCAATATTCGGTCTTGTTTTTACAACTGTTTTATATTTGGCAATTGGGCCATTATTTGCAATCCCGCGTACTGGAAATGTTTCCTTTGAAATCGGCGTTAAGCCATTTGTGTCAGAAAGTTCTGTCGGAATTGCACTATTAATTTTTACAGTTATCTTTTTTACTATCACTTGCTTCTTGTCACTGAACCCAGCGAAAATCGTTGATATTGTCGGCCGTTTTTTAACACCAATTAAATTGACGTTCATTGGCATTTTAGTTGTTGTTTCTGTGATTTTCCCAATCGGCAAATTCCAGGCACCATCAGAGAAGTATATGACTAACTCTTTCTTTAACGGTTTCCAAGAAGGATACTTAACAATGGATACACTCGCTTCCTTCGTATTCGGAATTATCATTATTAATGCTATTCGCGAAAAAGGAGCCAAAACAAAAGGACAAATTTTAAAAGTTTGCTTAATGGCAACATTAATTGCCGCTGTCATTCTTGCAGCTATTTATTCAGCTCTTTCCTATATGGGTGCATCAAGTGTAGAAAAGCTTGGACATTTGGATAATGGTGGAGAAGTATTATCGCGTGTTTCTGAATACTATTTCGGAACATACGGCGGAGTTTTATTAGGCTTAATGATTACTGTCGCTTGTTTAACTACAAGTGTTGGCTTAATAACAGCTTGTTCTTCTTATTTCCATAAGCTTTTCCCTGCTATCTCTTATAAAGCAATCGCTATAAGCTTATCAGTATTCAGTGCTATTATTGCAAACGTTGGACTTACTGAGTTGATAGCCATTTCTGTACCTGTTCTAACTATCATTTATCCTTTGGCAATCGTGCTGATTTTCTTAACATTCCTTCATCCCCTATTTAAGGGAAGACCTGGAGTATATCAAGTCAGTCTATTGTTTACCTTTATTATCAGCCTTGTGGACAGCCTCCAAGAAACAGCATTGAAGATTCCTGCTTTAGATTCCTTCTTCGCAAGCTTTCTTCCAATGTACGGCATTGGCTTAGGATGGATTGTCCCAGCAATTATTGGTGGATTAATTGGATACGTATTGAATTATAAGCAAAACAATGCTTTACACAATAATTAATAAATAAACTCGAATGTGGCTGACCTCGTTGTCAGCCACATTTTTTATGAAAAAACAAGCCTGTAATATGTTGCTGAATCGATGTATAGTACAATTTATTAAGAGGAAGGGACTGTTCATATTGTTTTATAAATTAACAAAAGAACAACAGGAAATGATGATTTCCGATATCCAAACATTTTTCTCCCAAGAAAGAGACGAGGAAATTTCCGAATTTGCGGCAGAACGAGTGCTTGATTTTTTCAAGGAAACAATTGCAGCCCATTTTTATAATATGGCAATTTCTGATACGAAGAAGCTAGTAGAAGAGCAATTTATGGCGATTGAGGATGAAATATTAACATTGGAAAAACCAATAAGGAAATGATAAACAAAGCAATGTATGTATAAGGAAAGTGTTTGAAAGCAAACCTTATTTGAAGAAGAAACTACTTTAAAGGGAGATTTCACTTCATGCGTAAAACATTGCTTGCAGTGCTGCTTGCTGCTTTTTTAGGTTAGGTACGATGATGACTGGCTGTAATGAAATTAATCCAGGCACAGATCAGCCTGGCGAGGATGAAGTCGGCGATAATGAAATTAATGATGAAGAATAAGGCATCGATAACAATCGATGCCTTCCAAAAATTGCAGATGTGCAAGCGTGCTTTATAAGCAAGCCTTAACTGCCGTTATTAGCATATTTCAGTTCATATCTCTTTTGTCTAGCAAGCCTGAAAGCTCCTCGATAATTGTGCCTCACTGTATTATTCCATCTGTACCCACAAGTTGAAGCACTTTTATTCATCACTACGGCAACCTCTTCAAAGGCAGCAATTGCTGTACTCCCCTCACGGATATGCCTCAATACTGTTTCAGCAAGCAAAGCATCTTGTTCTCTCGTAAATGTATCTGGCATTTTATCACCTTTGTTCGTCTTGATTAATCTTAATATCGACACGAAACAGTCTAGGTTTAGTGCCATTTTACATTTCTGCCTAAAACTTTTTATCATATGGCAAGGTAATTATGCCTTTAGCTTGGAAAGCTGGATTAATCGTTTTAGCTATTTTTTACCCATTGCCTGTAATCGAATATCGGTTGCTGGACAGGTGTCCAGTTTAGTATTCCTTCAAACGATTGTAGACTAGTAGACATTTATTGTTGCTTAGTACCATTCTCGAAATACTCTTCAAGTGTCCAGTCCTTATCCTGCATCACTTTTGCGGCATCTTTGCCAACATAACGATAGTGCCACGGTTCATATTCATATTGAGTGATGTCTACCTTATCTTTTGGATAGCGCAGGATAAATCCGTATTTATAGGCATTTGCCATTAACCATTTGCCTTCCTTATCCTCGCCAAATTCCTCTGTTAACAGGAAATTTTGCTTCTGTGAAGTGATATCCATCGCTAAGCCACTTTGATGTTCACTTGAGCCAGGAATCGCAACAGCCTGTTCTGCGTTTTCCTCTCCTACATTGGCTACCTCTTGCTTAAATACGGCAGCTTGTCGATCGTAAGAACGGTATCCTGATGATGCATAAAGAATAAGTCCCTCGTCTTTTGCTCCATTAAACATATCAGCTAATGCTTCTGCTGCTTCTTTTCTCATATGGCTTTTTTCGATATCCTCATCTCCAAAAGAAAATGCAACATCAGGTCTAACGAGATCCTTTGGTTCATAATCACTCGGCAAATAATATTCCTTGTTGACAAGTGCTAACATATTTTCTGGATTTTCAAGAACAAAATGCCCATCTTCTTTTTTTACTTTATTTTGGTTTTCTGTGGGGATTGTCCACTCTGTTTTTGGCGCCTCTTCCTTTTCAACAATATCCTGCTGTGAGACAGATTGATTTGAGTTTTCTTTTTGCTGACTATCTTGTTGGGTCGTGCTGCAGCCGCTCAACAATAATGCAATGGCTGACATTGTAATTACTTTCTTCATGTTTTCACCTTTCTCTTGTTGCTTTACAACTTATTTCTATTACCCACTTTTTTATAAAGGGAATATTATCATTATAAATTTGTTTGTACACAATACCATTACAAATGAATAACAAAACTAAAAAAACTAGATTACGCTTAAAAACTTGGATTGTGATAATTGGCATACTATCATAAATACAGCCCTTTTATGTAACAATAAAAGGACTAAACTTATTGGAGGTCATGCCACAATGCCTAAAGATTCAGGCAATATCCATGTTGAGACAGAGTCACATAAAGATGGCTCTAGAGAAGGCGTCATCGCAAATGCTAATGGTGATCAGATGGGAATAAAAACAGATGCTCGCACTAATAAGGCCAATCCTTTTCATGTTGACTCACTTAAAGCAGATGCAAATATGCAGCAATTTAGTAATACGCTAGATGATTCATTTCCGAAGAAATAGAAAACAGGATGCTCAGGCATCCTGTCTCTACCTTAATCCAAATCTTTCCTTTGCAATTGCTGAAAATTCTTCTGTGTTGATGTCTTGCTTGTGTTTTTTTCCGTCTATCCATTCTGTAAAGGAGTCTTGGGATAATACCATGCTTCCTTTATCTGTTAACATGCTAACGAGCGGACCTTTATTAAAGCGGGAATCGGGATGCTCGACAATTGTTTTTTGCATTTCGATCATATCCTTAACGTCATAAAATGCTACGGTTGATTGGAAGGCGTATCCTAGCGTCCATTCCTCACTTTTATCCTTCAGTTTCATAAAGAAGCAATAGTCTCCATACTCAGTCTCTTCTTGCTTTATTTGAAATTGTCCATTATCTGATTGGATAATTTCACCATCAAGCGGCACTGGTTTTAACGGCAGGTTTGCACCAAATCCAGAATCGACAATATAACGTCTCCCATTCTCTTCAAGCAAAATGGCAGCATGTGTGGCACCTGTTTTACTCCAAGTTTTATTTGCAGCATCATAAGTGATTCCTTTAATCATGGTTACTTGAAAACCGTTTTCAAGTAAAAACAAGTAGAGAAGTGGATTCAAATCAAAACAAAGACCACCTTCCTGTCGTCCAATAACCTTTTCCATTAAGTACTTTTCTGAAATAGCTTCTGTTCTTCCCTCAATAATGGCTGTATTTTCAAACGGTACCGTTTTAGCCATTCTTTCAAGAACAAGTTCTAAAGTTTGCAATGTAATAGCTTCATCAAGAGGAAAGCCAACCCGTTCGCGCAAGCGTTTATTGATTTGTTGCATATAATTACACCCTTTCTTCTAATGGCAGGTTTTCTCCTTGCAGTACAAGTACTGTCATGCCTTCCTCACTTCCAGATTCATGGCCTTCTCCTTTTTCCCAAAGAACACCTTCACCTGATTGGATCGTTTGTACTAGCTTATCAGGACCCTTTATCCAGCCTTTCCCTTCCATAACAATAAAGGCTTGAGAAACAGGGGCATTATGGTAACCAACAACTCCACCTGACTCTATATGGATAATCCCAATACTGACAGGTTCATCTGTTCTCATTATTTTTGTGTAATAAGCTGACATAGACTGATAATTGCCAATCTCTTTTCCTGCAAGCTTGTTAAATGAGATTATTTTCTTCATACACTTTCACCTCTTGTCCAGTCTATTATCGCATAGTTTATTTCAATCACGGTAACGGTCTGCTTAACCGATTATATTTAAGATTTTTGTTTATGTTTTTTATAGGCTAATGGAGTCATATGGATTTCCTTGCGAAATTTCTGGATAAAATAGCTAGTGCTGTTAAAACCGACTCTATAGCCGACCTCGGTTATATTCGCATCCTCTTCCTGAAGTAACAGCAGGCTCTTCTGTATGCGATAATGCTCCAAATAGCTGAAAGGAGACCTTTTCAAAATTCTTTTGAAATAGCGGCAGCATTCAGACCGGCTCAATTGACCTGCAGAAGCAATATCCTCAAGGCTTATCTTCTCCTCGTAGTGTTGATGAATCCAATTGAGCATTCGTTTCATTTTTTCATTCTTACTGGCCTCTGTTTTATTAAAAGCCGGCGGTATCCCATGCATCATAAAGCTTTTCCAAGCTTGAGCCAGCTCTGTACTTATATCAATTTCAAAAAAAGGCTGTTTTTCCATTAGCAAACGGTTGATTTTCAAAATCGACTCCAGAATGGTTCTTCCCCATTCCTTGTTGCCATCAATGGAGACATATGGAAGATTGCTCGCTTGTACATAGGGATACACAAACGTGGAAAACAGTTCTTGTGACAAAACAAAAGAAGGTGCTACATTCATGCATATATAGGAAGCAGCTTCTGTCTTTTCTTCCGCCATATGAAGCAAGCCGCTATTAATAAACAGTCCGTTACCTTCTAATAATTGAACTCTTTCCCCATTTACGTGAAATATAGCTTCCCCCTTTTTCATGTATACAAATTGCAGCTCATCATGCCAATGTAGGGGGATATGGCCATGAATATTTTGGTTAATTGTTGTTTCATAGCATGCTATTGGCAAAAGAACGGTAAGATGCTCTGTCAGCTCCCTTAAATTCTGATCAATGGAAAAATGACCTTTCATACTACCACCTCCATATTGTTATATTTTTTCATGCTATTTACGTATTTCCTATCAGATTATTGCTTTATTATAACAATATATTTATATAAGGGTGGAAGAAATATGTTGAACAATGATCGAAAAAAAGGCTTGTTTTTTGTGATTACCGGGGCTGCATTTTGGGGTATTGGCGGTACTGTTGCCCAGAAGCTGTTCCAATCTTATGAGGTAAATGTCGATTGGCTTGTTGTTGTCAGGCTGCTTTTGTCTGGCTGCATCTTGTTGCTATTTAAGCTTTTCAGCAAAAACCGCAGGGAAATTATTAATGTATGGAAGGAGCCAAGCACTGCCATCAGACTTGTTGCATTTTCTGTGTTTGGAATGCTGGCAGTTCAATATACGTATATGGCATCCATCCATCATGGCAATGCGGCAGTTGCTACCTTACTACAGTATTTATCTCCAATCATGATAATGCTGTATTATCTTATCACAAGAAAAATGCGTTTGACTAAGGTGGATGTCTACACGGCAATTCTAGCGTTATCAGGCTGTTTTTTCCTGCTCACAAACGGCACCTTCTCTGAGCTTTCTGTCCCTGTCCCTGCTGTCGTTTGGGGTGTTTTGTCAGGAGTTGCTGCTGCGTTTTACACGTTAAGCGCAGGATCGCTGCTAAAAAAGTTCGACTCTTTAGTAATTGTCGGCTGGGCAATGATTATCGGCGGACTTTGCTTAAATATAGTCGAACCAATTTGGAAAACAGCACCAGCTTCCATAACTGCCTCACAGCTTATTTATTTAGTGTTTGTCATCCTTTTTGGGACAATGATTGCCTTCTGGTTTTACATCAAAAGCCTTGAAACACTCATGCCGAAAGAGGCAAGCTTGTTAGGCAGCATTGAGCCATTAGCAGCCTGTTTAACAACTGTTTTCTGGCTGAATATGCCCTTCGGATTTATCCAATGGGTTGGTGCTGCATGCATCATAAGTGTGGTACTGCTTCTCACCTTAAGTAAACGCCAAGCAGTTCCCTCTGCTTCTGATGATATCCCGATTTGATATAGAAAGAAAAAAGCTGCCGGTTGCTTCGGCAGCTTTCAAATTGCTTGTTTTTCAACATGATACTTATAAAACTTCTTATCTACCTCCATAAGAGGAAATGCTTTTGGTAGCTCTGCCATTTCAATACTAGTAAAGCTGTTTTTCTCATAAAAGCGATGTGCGGCTAAAAATTGTGGCGTTGTTCCTAAAAACACCTCGTTTACAGTACGCTCCTTTGCCCAACTAAGCGCATTCTGCAACAGACGAGTTGCTGTGTTAAAGGCTGAACCGCGATAATCTTTGGCAACAAACATTTTCCTTAAAGCTACTTGGCTATTGCCAATATCAAGTAAAGCAATTGTTCCGACTACCTTGTCCTCCATACACGCTACCCAAAAATTCCCTTTTCCCCGTTGATAAAATGTTTCAATCATCATTAAATCAGGTTGATTTTCTTTTGTTATTGGAATATTGTATTCCGTTTGCTGGATATGTAATATCAAGTCTAATACTTCTGTTTGATATTGCTCGGAATATACTTTCACAATTGGTTCCTTGCTCATCTTGCCACCGCCTATACAGTAATATTTTGTTCGTAATTTATCATCTGTTTTAAAATGGAACTACCGTAATAAATATCTGACTTTTCAGTCTATAATATCAAAAACAATTATTTTTTTCAAATAGAATAATTCTGCTATCATAAGGAAAATTTATTTTTTGGGAGGTGATTTATATGGCAAGAATTGGTGTAGAACAATCGCTAACAAATATTTCTGAGGCTCTTCGTGAAAAAGGGCATGAAATCATTAACCTCCAGCAAGAATCAGACGCACAAGGCTGTGATTGCTGTGTCGTTTCAGGAATCGACTCTAATGTTATGGGCATGCAGGACACACAATTGCAAGGCTCTGTGATTGAGGCAAACGGCCTCTCTGCAGATGAAGTATGTCAGCAGGTAGAACAACGAACAAGCAGATAAAAATGCAAGTCAGTCCGTTTGGTATGGCGGGCTGGCTTCTCTCCTCTATAATCCCCTTAAATATACTTTCCTGTTTGTATGAAGATCGTCATTTTTGGCGATACATTTACTAAAACACGACGATTGCCTATTGTTATTGGAACATGTTGTTTCCGTAAATATTCTATTCAAGATAATGTAGTTTTTTCCGTCCTGTCATATGATGAAAATATATAGTGTGAAGGGAGATGAATGAAATGATTATCTTTTTAATCGGATTAGGCATATTGATTGTGGATGTGTTTTTCTAATTCTCCCAAATCCTAACAGGCTGATAAAAAACATGACCCTTTTGGGTGAAGTTTGCCATCAGCCTGGAACATTCTTCAATTTGCCTTGAAATTATATAATGGTTTAATTACTTGAACAATTTCAATCGTATCATCTGTATGCTTAATAATATCCTCCATCGGTTTATAAGCCATTGGACTTTCATCCAATGTACCTTCATTAACAGAAGTCGTCCAAACATCCTTCATTACGTCTTTAAATTGCTCTAATGACACCAATTCTTTTGCTTTTGTCCTGGACATTAATCTACCCGCACCGTGTGGGGCTGATTCATTCCAGTCCTTATTTCCCTTGCCTATTGCGATGATGCTTCCATCCCTCATATTCATTGGAATAATCACTTTTTCATCTTTTCTCGCAGAGATTGCTCCTTTTCTGAGAATCATCTGTTCCATATCAATGTAATTGTGAATGGTCGTAAAGCTTTCTAAGATGTTCCAGCGCATACGCGAAGTGATTTCCTCCACCATTGCCTTTCTGTTTAATAAAGCATAATGCTGGGCTATCTTCATGTCATTCATATAATGCTCAAAGCTTTTCCCTTGAAGGTAGGCAAGATCCTTTTTGACATATGGTCGTTTCAGCGCCTTTAACGTCTCTTCAATTTCACTTTCCCTTCCTGCTGCTTTCAATTCATCAATCAAGCCTTGTTTCTCCTGATGCAAGCTCAAAAGCTCATTATAAGCCAAGTTTTGATAATGATCGGCAATTTGCTTCCCTAAGTTTCTTGACCCAGAATGAATGACAAGTACAATTTTGTCATCCATTTCGTTCAACTCTACAAAATGATTGCCGCCACCTAATGTACCAACAGATGATTTGGCTCTTTTCAAGCTAAACGGTGCCACAACATTGCGAAATTCTACTCTTTTGGAGTATGGGTGAAATTGACTACTTTCACGTGTAGAAAAACCGCTTGGAATATGCTTTCGGATAACTTCATCCAATTGATCAAAATTCACTTCTGTTTTATTTTTATCGATGACTGCTACTTCCATGCCACATCCAATATCTACACCAACCAAATTTGGAACAATTTTATCTGTTATCGTCATTGTTGTACCGATTGTGCAGCCTGCTCCAGCATGTGTATCTGGCATGATTCGTATTTTCGTTCCCTTTGTAAATTCCTGATCACATAGCTCCAGTATTTGAGACATCGCTGTTTCTTCTACTTTATCTGTATAAACTTTCGCAATATTATATTTTCCTTGGACTTCTAACATAGTGACTCTCCTTTTTTGTATTAGAGGAAGCAATTGCAAACAGATTTCTATTACATCCTTCCATATTTATACTTTACTGCCAATTCGCTCTTTCTAGTATTAATTCCTGCATTATTTTCAAAATGAATGGAAAACCTATACATGGGAAAATTTTTGTTGTAGAAAATTCTTTAGGAGAAATTCATGAAAAACAATACAAAAGCACCACTTACCTCTGCTGAAAAAGCAAATCTCTGGAATTTTTATATGGCGAACACAATGTCTCGCTGTATGTTCCAGCATTTCTTAGCAAATGTAGAAAACAAACAGATTAAGAAAATTATTCAAGACAGTGATTTACTTAGTCAAAGGATAACAGAGCGTGTGAAAAGCTTTTTTCAAGAAGAAAACATTCCATTGCCTGCAGGCTTTTCTGAGCAGGATGTAAACCTGACTGCTCCTCGGCTGTTTTCTGATAGCTTCTACCTTTTGTACATAGACATGATGTATAAGCTTGGATTAATCTTTTACAGCATCACATTACCAAATACAACGAGATTAGATATTCGCCAATTTATAACAGAATCAATGCGTGATGCAGCTAACTATTCCAATCAAGTGACAGAGGTAATGTTAGAAACTGGCATTTATGTGCGACCACCAAATATTCCGACAATGAACACACAAGAAATGGTGGAGCGACAAAGCTTTTTCAATGGCTTTTTTGGTGATAAACGAACATTGACTGGGATTGAAATTTCACAGTTATTTGCAAATATCCAGTTTAATACCATTAAAACAGTCCTTTTACTCGCATTCAGTCAGGTTGCAGAATCAAATGAAATTCGTAGCTACTTTATAAGAGGAAAACATATAAATATTAAACAAAATACTGTTTTTTCTAATGTCTTAAAGCAGGAAGACCTGCCACT
This window encodes:
- a CDS encoding DUF3231 family protein, with the protein product MKNNTKAPLTSAEKANLWNFYMANTMSRCMFQHFLANVENKQIKKIIQDSDLLSQRITERVKSFFQEENIPLPAGFSEQDVNLTAPRLFSDSFYLLYIDMMYKLGLIFYSITLPNTTRLDIRQFITESMRDAANYSNQVTEVMLETGIYVRPPNIPTMNTQEMVERQSFFNGFFGDKRTLTGIEISQLFANIQFNTIKTVLLLAFSQVAESNEIRSYFIRGKHINIKQNTVFSNVLKQEDLPLTMPSQFNVTTTNIPPFSDKLMLFHISNLSSAKLRNFGDSIAVSPRHDLGSIYFRLMVETSNYAEDGGNLLIENNWMEKPPHNVDRNLLAKKKK
- a CDS encoding arylamine N-acetyltransferase family protein, with the protein product MQQINKRLRERVGFPLDEAITLQTLELVLERMAKTVPFENTAIIEGRTEAISEKYLMEKVIGRQEGGLCFDLNPLLYLFLLENGFQVTMIKGITYDAANKTWSKTGATHAAILLEENGRRYIVDSGFGANLPLKPVPLDGEIIQSDNGQFQIKQEETEYGDYCFFMKLKDKSEEWTLGYAFQSTVAFYDVKDMIEMQKTIVEHPDSRFNKGPLVSMLTDKGSMVLSQDSFTEWIDGKKHKQDINTEEFSAIAKERFGLR
- the brnQ gene encoding branched-chain amino acid transport system II carrier protein, with translation MSTKVPFSFIVIIGLMLFALFFGAGNLIFPAMLGQSAGSEIWSANAGFLVTGVGLPLLGVMAFGFSGKEDLQSLASRVHPIFGLVFTTVLYLAIGPLFAIPRTGNVSFEIGVKPFVSESSVGIALLIFTVIFFTITCFLSLNPAKIVDIVGRFLTPIKLTFIGILVVVSVIFPIGKFQAPSEKYMTNSFFNGFQEGYLTMDTLASFVFGIIIINAIREKGAKTKGQILKVCLMATLIAAVILAAIYSALSYMGASSVEKLGHLDNGGEVLSRVSEYYFGTYGGVLLGLMITVACLTTSVGLITACSSYFHKLFPAISYKAIAISLSVFSAIIANVGLTELIAISVPVLTIIYPLAIVLIFLTFLHPLFKGRPGVYQVSLLFTFIISLVDSLQETALKIPALDSFFASFLPMYGIGLGWIVPAIIGGLIGYVLNYKQNNALHNN
- a CDS encoding D-alanyl-D-alanine carboxypeptidase family protein, which translates into the protein MKKVITMSAIALLLSGCSTTQQDSQQKENSNQSVSQQDIVEKEEAPKTEWTIPTENQNKVKKEDGHFVLENPENMLALVNKEYYLPSDYEPKDLVRPDVAFSFGDEDIEKSHMRKEAAEALADMFNGAKDEGLILYASSGYRSYDRQAAVFKQEVANVGEENAEQAVAIPGSSEHQSGLAMDITSQKQNFLLTEEFGEDKEGKWLMANAYKYGFILRYPKDKVDITQYEYEPWHYRYVGKDAAKVMQDKDWTLEEYFENGTKQQ
- a CDS encoding RtcB family protein, which produces MLEVQGKYNIAKVYTDKVEETAMSQILELCDQEFTKGTKIRIMPDTHAGAGCTIGTTMTITDKIVPNLVGVDIGCGMEVAVIDKNKTEVNFDQLDEVIRKHIPSGFSTRESSQFHPYSKRVEFRNVVAPFSLKRAKSSVGTLGGGNHFVELNEMDDKIVLVIHSGSRNLGKQIADHYQNLAYNELLSLHQEKQGLIDELKAAGRESEIEETLKALKRPYVKKDLAYLQGKSFEHYMNDMKIAQHYALLNRKAMVEEITSRMRWNILESFTTIHNYIDMEQMILRKGAISARKDEKVIIPMNMRDGSIIAIGKGNKDWNESAPHGAGRLMSRTKAKELVSLEQFKDVMKDVWTTSVNEGTLDESPMAYKPMEDIIKHTDDTIEIVQVIKPLYNFKAN
- a CDS encoding YkuS family protein, yielding MARIGVEQSLTNISEALREKGHEIINLQQESDAQGCDCCVVSGIDSNVMGMQDTQLQGSVIEANGLSADEVCQQVEQRTSR
- a CDS encoding DUF2164 domain-containing protein, whose protein sequence is MFYKLTKEQQEMMISDIQTFFSQERDEEISEFAAERVLDFFKETIAAHFYNMAISDTKKLVEEQFMAIEDEILTLEKPIRK
- a CDS encoding DMT family transporter, encoding MLNNDRKKGLFFVITGAAFWGIGGTVAQKLFQSYEVNVDWLVVVRLLLSGCILLLFKLFSKNRREIINVWKEPSTAIRLVAFSVFGMLAVQYTYMASIHHGNAAVATLLQYLSPIMIMLYYLITRKMRLTKVDVYTAILALSGCFFLLTNGTFSELSVPVPAVVWGVLSGVAAAFYTLSAGSLLKKFDSLVIVGWAMIIGGLCLNIVEPIWKTAPASITASQLIYLVFVILFGTMIAFWFYIKSLETLMPKEASLLGSIEPLAACLTTVFWLNMPFGFIQWVGAACIISVVLLLTLSKRQAVPSASDDIPI
- a CDS encoding cupin; translation: MKKIISFNKLAGKEIGNYQSMSAYYTKIMRTDEPVSIGIIHIESGGVVGYHNAPVSQAFIVMEGKGWIKGPDKLVQTIQSGEGVLWEKGEGHESGSEEGMTVLVLQGENLPLEERV
- a CDS encoding AraC family transcriptional regulator, whose protein sequence is MKGHFSIDQNLRELTEHLTVLLPIACYETTINQNIHGHIPLHWHDELQFVYMKKGEAIFHVNGERVQLLEGNGLFINSGLLHMAEEKTEAASYICMNVAPSFVLSQELFSTFVYPYVQASNLPYVSIDGNKEWGRTILESILKINRLLMEKQPFFEIDISTELAQAWKSFMMHGIPPAFNKTEASKNEKMKRMLNWIHQHYEEKISLEDIASAGQLSRSECCRYFKRILKRSPFSYLEHYRIQKSLLLLQEEDANITEVGYRVGFNSTSYFIQKFRKEIHMTPLAYKKHKQKS
- a CDS encoding GNAT family N-acetyltransferase, giving the protein MSKEPIVKVYSEQYQTEVLDLILHIQQTEYNIPITKENQPDLMMIETFYQRGKGNFWVACMEDKVVGTIALLDIGNSQVALRKMFVAKDYRGSAFNTATRLLQNALSWAKERTVNEVFLGTTPQFLAAHRFYEKNSFTSIEMAELPKAFPLMEVDKKFYKYHVEKQAI